In Mercurialis annua linkage group LG6, ddMerAnnu1.2, whole genome shotgun sequence, the following are encoded in one genomic region:
- the LOC126687363 gene encoding poly [ADP-ribose] polymerase 1: MAAPPKPWKAEYAKSGRSSCKICKNPINKEGLRLGKMVQATQFDGFMPMWNHGNCVLKKAKQIKLMDDVEGIDSLRWEDQQKIRTYVEGGGTGSGAGTTDEKGAKTMEYGIEVSQTSRAACRHCKLKIMKGQVRISSKPDEPRAKGLAWHHANCLIDLYPSVQVDKMPGWESLPPPDQEAVRALVKVVPSTTKIVEEKEAASKVGARRKRDVSGDQKSKIAKVEGDVSASRVASADDLDSKLEAQSKELWSLKDDLKKHVTTVELRQMLEANGQDTSGSELDLRDRCADGMMFGALGLCSLCSGFLRYSGGTYKCTGFLSEWSKCSFSTREPERLKGKWKVPEDTDNEYLSKWFKSQKIKKPVRTLPSPSSNNPSGSQASNSKSPFSDSESLGDLKVVISGLPKESVEEWKGKIEEAGGQVHAKIKKDTNCYIAGGVLDHEDAEIRKARRMKLPVVKEDYLVECFKKHKKLPFGLYKVESIGETSSMVTVKVKGRSAVHKASGMQDTGHILEDGKSIYNTTLNMSDLSTGVNSCYILQIIQDDKGSNCHVFRKWGRVGNDKIGGNKLDRMSKSEAVTEFKRLFLEKTGNSWEAWEQKQNFQKRPGKFFPLEIDYGVNKQLTKQPRKNVNSQLARPLVELLKMLFNVEAYRAAMMEFEINMSEMPLGKLSKSNIQKGFEALTEIQNLLNSSSHDPSIKETLIIDASNRFFTVIPSIHPHVIRDEYDFKSKVKMLEALQDIEIASRLVGFDADNDDSLDDKYRKLNCDVTPLSHDSDDYRLIEKYLHNTHAPTHTDWSLELEEVFSLEREGELNKFDPYRRKLKNRMLLWHGSRLTNYVGILNQGLRIAPPEAPATGYMFGKGVYFADLVSKSAQYCFTDKKTPVGLMLLSEVALGEVYELKNATYMDKPPEGKHSTKGLGKKVPQESEFVKWRDEVTVPCGKPVASKVRASELMYNEYIVYNTAQVKMQFLVKVRFHHKK, from the exons ATGGCGGCACCTCCGAAGCCGTGGAAGGCTGAGTACGCTAAGTCAGGCCGATCATCATGCAAAATTTGCAAAAATCCTATCAATAAAGAGGGGCTCCGGCTCGGCAAAATGGTCCAAGCTACTCAATTTGACGGATTCATGCCG ATGTGGAACCATGGCAACTGTGTACTAAAGAAAGCCAAACAGATTAAGCT GATGGATGATGTTGAAGGTATAGATTCGTTACGATGGGAAGATCAACAGAAGATTAGGACGTATGTGGAGGGTGGTGGTACTGGTAGTGGTGCTGGCACCACTGATGAAAAGGGTGCCAAGACTATGGAATATGGTATTGAAGTTTCGCAGACATCTCGAGCTGCTTGCAGGCACTGTAAACTAAAGATTATGAAAGGACAG GTCCGTATATCGTCAAAGCCTGACGAACCACGAGCAAAGGGTCTGGCCTGGCATCACGCCAACTGCTTGATTGACTTGTATCCATCCGTCCAAGTGGATAAGATGCCTGGATGGGAAAGTCTGCCACCTCCTGATCAGGAAGCAGTTCGTGCACTTGTTAAAGTTGTTCCTTCTACTACAAAGATTG TTGAGGAAAAAGAAGCAGCTTCCAAAGTTGGTGCTAGAAGAAAAAGAGATGTTTCTGGAGATCAGAAATCAAAGATTGCCAAGGTTGAGGGAGATGTCTCAGCTAGCAGGGTAGCTTCTGCTGATGATTTGGACAGCAAACTGGAAGCTCAATCCAAAGAATTATGGTCCTTAAAGGATGACCTGAAAAAGCATGTTACAACTGTAGAGTTGCGACAAATGCTTGAAGCCAATGGTCAAGATACCTCTGGATCAGAACTTGATTTGCGGGACCGCTG TGCTGATGGGATGATGTTTGGAGCACTTGGGCTATGCTCGCTTTGTTCCGGTTTTCTTCGTTATTCTGGAGGAACGTATAAGTGTACTGGATTTCTGTCAGAATGGAGCAAATGTTCATTCTCAACTCGTGAACCGGAGCGCCTTAAGGGGAAGTGGAAAGTCCCAGAGGACACTGATAATGAGTATCTGAGCAAG TGGTTTAAGTCTCAGAAGATTAAGAAACCTGTTAGGACATTGCCTTCTCCATCATCTAACAATCCTTCTGGTAGCCAGGCTTCCAATAGCAAGTCGCCATTTTCAGACAGTGAAAGTTTGGGAGATCTGAAAGTTGTTATTTCTGGATTACCTAAGGAGTCTGTG GAAGAATGGAAGGGCAAGATTGAAGAAGCAGGTGGACAGGTGCATGCCAAGATAAAGAAAG ATACAAATTGCTATATTGCGGGTGGAGTACTAGATCATGAAGATGCTGAGATAAGGAAGGCAAG GAGAATGAAATTACCGGTAGTCAAGGAGGATTATCTAGTTGAATGTTTTAAGAAACATAAAAAGCTTCCATTTGGTTTATACAAAGTCGAATCTATTGGTGAAACCTCTAGCATGGTGACTGTGAAAGTGAAAGGGCGAAGTGCAGTGCATAAAGCATCTGGTATGCAAGATACAGGTCATATCCTTGAGGATGGAAAGAGCATCTATAACACAACTTTAAACATGTCTGACTTATCAACTGGTGTCAACAG CTGCTATATCCTTCAGATAATTCAAGATGATAAAGGGTCAAATTGTCACGTATTTCGTAAATGGGGGCGTGTGGGTAATGACAAAATTGGAGGAAACAAACTTGACAGGATGTCAAAATCAGAAGCTGTCACTGAATTTAAACGTTTATTCCTTGAGAAGACTGGAAATTCATGGGAAGCATGGGAACAGAAGCAGAACTTTCAGAAGAGACCTGGCAAATTCTTCCCATTGGAAATT GATTATGGAGTTAACAAGCAGCTGACAAAACAACCCAGGAAGAATGTAAATAGCCAACTTGCTCGTCCACTGGTGGAATTGTTGAAAATGCTGTTTAATGTGGAAGCATACag AGCTGCGATGATGGAATTTGAGATTAACATGTCAGAAATGCCGCTTGGAAAATTGAGCAAAAGTAATAttcaaaaag GTTTTGAGGCATTGACAGAGATACAGAACTTATTAAATAGCAGTTCGCATGATCCTTCCATCAAAGAAACCTTAATCATTGACGCCAGCAACAGATTCTTTACTGTCATTCCTTCTATTCATCCACATGTTATTAGAGATGAATATGATTTTAAGTCAAAG GTGAAAATGTTAGAAGCTCTCCAAGATATTGAGATAGCTTCCAGATTAGTAGGTTTTGATGCTGATAATGATGACTCGCTTGATGATAAGTATAGGAAGCTTAATTGTGATGTAACTCCACTCTCTCATGATAGTGACGACTACCGGTTGATTGAGAAATATCTCCATAATACTCATGCTCCCACTCATACT GACTGGAGTCTTGAACTGGAAGAAGTCTTTTCACTAGAAAGGGAGGGAGAATTAAATAAGTTTGATCCCTACAGAAGAAAGCTTAAGAATAGAATGCTCCTCTGGCATG GTTCTCGATTGACTAACTATGTCGGAATACTTAACCAAGGACTGAGAATAGCTCCTCCTGAAGCTCCAGCAACTGGATATATG TTTGGCAAAGGAGTTTATTTTGCTGATTTAGTCAGTAAGAGTGCTCAGTATTGCTTTACTGATAAGAAAACCCCTGTGGGATTAATGCTTCTAAGTGAAGTTGCCTTAGGGGAGGTATATGAGCTGAAGAATGCCACG TATATGGACAAACCTCCTGAAGGAAAGCATTCGACAAAAGGGCTTGGCAAGAAAGTACCTCAGGAGTCGGAGTTTGTGAAATGGAGGGATGAAGTTACTGTTCCTTGCGGTAAACCAGTGGCATCTAAAGTCAGAGCCTCTGAGCTCATGTATAACGAGTACATCGTCTATAACACGGCTCAA GTTAAGATGCAGTTCTTGGTGAAGGTGAGGTTTCATCATAAGAAGTGA
- the LOC126688284 gene encoding LOB domain-containing protein 16-like translates to MASSGSSTTGSPCGACKFLRRKCASDCIFAPYFCSEQGAARFAAIHKVFGASNVSKLLLHVPVADRCEAVVTIAYEAQARIRDPVYGCVAHIFALQQQVACLQAQLMQVKAQVAQNMENQWQGNVNGMTSAFVGNSYNNPMCSQGSIEGIIRMQDIQRSREEYGYQFSTNSKIRTFDCTELGELEEIALRMMRN, encoded by the exons ATGGCGTCGTCAGGGAGTAGTACGACCGGCTCTCCATGCGGGGCATGCAAGTTCTTGCGTCGAAAATGCGCGTCGGATTGTATTTTCGCCCCTTATTTTTGCTCGGAACAAGGGGCCGCGAGGTTTGCCGCGATTCATAAGGTGTTCGGTGCGAGTAATGTGTCGAAGCTGTTATTACATGTACCGGTTGCTGATCGTTGTGAGGCTGTTGTTACTATTGCTTATGAAGCTCAAGCTAGGATTAGAGACCCTGTTTATGGCTGCGTTGCTCATATCTTTGCCTTGCAACAACAG GTGGCATGTTTGCAAGCTCAATTGATGCAAGTGAAGGCTCAAGTAGCACAAAACATGGAGAATCAATGGCAGGGAAATGTTAATGGAATGACGTCAGCATTTGTTGGTAATAGTTATAATAATCCAATGTGTTCACAGGGCTCAATTGAAGGAATAATTAGAATGCAAGACATTCAAAGAAGCAGAGAAGAATATGGGTACCAATTTAGTACTAATTCCAAGATTAGAACATTCGATTGTACTGAGTTGGGTGAGCTTGAAGAGATTGCTCTTCGGATGAtgagaaattaa